One Solirubrobacter pauli DNA segment encodes these proteins:
- a CDS encoding aspartate carbamoyltransferase catalytic subunit, which produces MMRHLLSINDLDRQGIEQILDRAKTFTEVSEREIKKVPALRGRRVLNLFYESSTRTRSSFELAAKSLSADVINFAASGSAVDKGESLKDTVQTLSAYRPDLIVIRTPFVGAAELVAGWTTAGVVNAGDGKHEHPTQALLDVYTLRERLGSLEGANIWIVGDITHSRVARSCILAFQMMGAKVTVAGPPTLIPRGMEALCEVRYDLDDLAEADVVYALRMQNERMTDSFVPSLREYAARYQIDGRRLHPRQVLMHPGPVNRGVELAAEVIDSPQAVIGQQVEAGVVVRMAVLYDLLTGRNAPKPAITTAVPA; this is translated from the coding sequence CTGATGCGGCACCTGCTGTCCATCAACGACCTCGACCGCCAGGGCATCGAGCAGATCCTGGACCGGGCGAAGACGTTCACCGAGGTCTCCGAGCGCGAGATCAAGAAGGTCCCCGCGCTGCGCGGCCGTCGCGTCCTGAACCTGTTCTACGAGTCGAGCACGCGCACGCGCTCCTCGTTCGAGCTGGCCGCGAAGTCGCTGAGCGCCGACGTGATCAACTTCGCCGCCTCGGGCAGCGCTGTGGACAAGGGCGAGTCGCTCAAGGACACGGTCCAGACGCTGTCCGCCTACCGGCCGGACCTGATCGTCATCCGCACGCCGTTCGTCGGCGCGGCCGAGCTGGTCGCGGGCTGGACCACGGCCGGCGTCGTCAACGCCGGCGACGGCAAGCACGAGCACCCGACCCAGGCGCTGCTCGACGTCTACACGCTGCGCGAGCGGCTCGGTTCGCTCGAAGGCGCGAACATCTGGATCGTCGGCGACATCACCCACTCGCGCGTCGCCCGCAGCTGCATCCTCGCGTTCCAGATGATGGGCGCGAAGGTCACGGTCGCCGGCCCGCCGACGCTGATCCCGCGCGGGATGGAGGCGCTGTGCGAGGTCCGCTACGACCTCGACGACCTGGCCGAGGCCGATGTCGTCTACGCGCTGCGGATGCAGAACGAGCGGATGACGGACTCGTTCGTCCCGTCGCTGCGCGAGTACGCGGCCCGCTACCAGATCGACGGCCGCCGGCTGCACCCGCGCCAGGTGCTCATGCACCCCGGCCCGGTCAACCGCGGCGTGGAGCTCGCCGCCGAGGTCATCGACTCGCCGCAGGCCGTCATCGGCCAGCAGGTCGAGGCGGGCGTCGTCGTCCGCATGGCCGTGCTCTATGACCTTCTGACGGGCCGCAACGCGCCGAAGCCCGCCATCACGACCGCCGTTCCCGCCTAG
- the carB gene encoding carbamoyl-phosphate synthase large subunit — MPKRTDIQKILVLGSGPIVIGQAAEFDYSGAQACKVLLEEGYEVVLVNSNPATIMTDPEFATATYVEPLLPGPVTQVIERERPDALLPTLGGQTALNLAKTLFEDGTLEKYDVELIGANYDAINRAENREEFDATMQAAGLRTARNIIATSAEEAAAALEFGLPLIIRPAFTLGGRGGGIARTREQFDEIVARGLDASPIGQILIDESILGWGEFELEVMRDHADNVVIVCSIENIDPMGVHTGDSVTVAPQQTLSDRVYQKLRDQAIAVIRAVGVETGGSNVQFAVNPATEEIVVIEMNPRVSRSSALASKATGFPIAKIAARLAVGYTLDEIPNDITKATPASFEPTLDYVVVKWPRFAFEKFPGVDSTLSTHMKSVGEVMAIGRTFGQAFGKALRSRELDSQPDVSGSDEALLTRLESPSADRFDLILELFKRGVSEGEVRARTGIDPWYLRELNHLDDAFEGVRSYRAVDTCAAEFEAETPYFYSAWDRAEANEVRRGDKPSVMILGSGPNRIGQGIEFDYCCVHAAMTVRESGRDAVMVNCNPETVSTDYDTSDRLYFEPLTLEDVLAIVEVEQPEGVIVSFGGQTPLRLAAGLEAAGVKLLGTQPDAIDLAEDRGRFGALLERLELKAPPYALAQSPDEALGAAPKVGFPLLVRPSYVLGGRAMELVYDTDMLADYFARTRPQGEIFLDRFLENAIEVDVDAICDGEDVWIGGIMQHVEEAGIHSGDSACALPPHSLGAEMLGEIRRASSDLARALGVVGLINIQYAVYGDDLYVIEANPRASRTVPFVSKATGQPLAKIACRVMLGEKLAGMGLPEDPCGPHVSVKEAVMPFDRFAGSDALLGPEMRSTGEVMGVATDFPAAFAKAQAAAGTQLPTQGTVFLTVTDSDKAAAMGIAAQLHDLGFRIVATRGTASAIKRMGIPVETINKIQDGSPHVRDWIDRGDVDLVINTPTGTAARSDGYEIRRAAVARGVPCITTIAGGMAAARAIGAARFSEPPVISLQELHRNGVHA; from the coding sequence ATGCCTAAGCGCACCGACATCCAGAAGATCCTCGTCCTCGGCTCGGGCCCGATCGTGATCGGCCAGGCGGCCGAGTTCGACTACTCGGGCGCGCAGGCGTGCAAGGTCCTGCTCGAGGAGGGCTACGAGGTCGTCCTGGTCAACTCGAACCCGGCGACGATCATGACCGACCCGGAGTTCGCGACCGCGACGTACGTCGAGCCGCTGCTCCCGGGCCCGGTCACGCAGGTGATCGAGCGCGAGCGCCCCGACGCGCTGCTGCCGACGCTCGGCGGCCAGACGGCGCTCAACCTCGCCAAGACGCTGTTCGAGGACGGGACGCTCGAGAAGTACGACGTCGAGCTGATCGGGGCGAACTACGACGCGATCAACCGCGCCGAGAACCGCGAGGAGTTCGACGCGACGATGCAGGCCGCCGGCCTGCGGACCGCGCGCAACATCATCGCCACCTCGGCCGAGGAGGCCGCGGCCGCGCTCGAGTTCGGCCTGCCGCTGATCATCCGCCCGGCGTTCACGCTCGGCGGGCGCGGCGGCGGCATCGCGCGCACGCGTGAGCAGTTCGACGAGATCGTCGCGCGCGGCCTGGACGCGTCCCCGATCGGCCAGATCCTGATCGACGAGTCGATCCTGGGCTGGGGCGAGTTCGAGCTCGAGGTCATGCGCGACCACGCGGACAACGTGGTGATCGTCTGCTCGATCGAGAACATCGACCCGATGGGCGTCCACACGGGCGACTCGGTCACGGTCGCGCCGCAGCAGACGCTGAGCGACCGCGTCTACCAGAAGCTGCGCGACCAGGCGATCGCGGTCATCCGCGCCGTCGGCGTCGAGACGGGCGGCTCGAACGTCCAGTTCGCGGTCAACCCGGCGACCGAGGAGATCGTCGTGATCGAGATGAACCCGCGCGTGTCGCGGTCCTCGGCGCTCGCCTCCAAGGCGACCGGCTTCCCGATCGCGAAGATCGCCGCGCGCCTGGCGGTCGGCTACACGCTCGACGAGATCCCGAACGACATCACCAAGGCCACGCCGGCGTCCTTCGAGCCCACGCTCGACTACGTCGTCGTCAAGTGGCCGCGGTTCGCGTTCGAGAAGTTCCCCGGCGTGGACTCCACGCTCTCCACGCACATGAAGTCCGTGGGCGAGGTGATGGCCATCGGCCGCACGTTCGGCCAGGCCTTCGGCAAGGCCCTGCGCTCGCGCGAGCTGGACTCGCAGCCCGACGTGTCGGGCAGCGACGAGGCGCTGTTGACGCGGCTGGAGTCGCCGAGCGCCGACCGCTTCGACCTCATCCTCGAGCTGTTCAAGCGCGGCGTCTCCGAGGGCGAGGTGCGCGCCCGGACCGGGATCGACCCCTGGTACCTGCGCGAGCTCAACCACCTCGACGACGCCTTCGAAGGCGTGCGCTCGTACCGCGCGGTTGACACCTGCGCCGCCGAGTTCGAGGCCGAGACGCCGTACTTCTACTCCGCCTGGGACCGGGCGGAGGCGAACGAGGTCCGGCGCGGCGACAAGCCGAGCGTGATGATCCTCGGCTCGGGTCCGAACCGGATCGGCCAGGGCATCGAGTTCGACTACTGCTGCGTGCACGCCGCCATGACCGTGCGCGAGTCGGGCCGGGACGCGGTGATGGTCAACTGCAACCCGGAGACCGTGTCAACCGACTACGACACGTCCGACCGGCTGTACTTCGAGCCGTTGACGCTCGAGGACGTGCTCGCGATCGTCGAGGTCGAGCAGCCCGAGGGCGTGATCGTGTCCTTCGGCGGTCAGACGCCGCTGCGGCTCGCCGCGGGGCTGGAGGCGGCCGGGGTGAAGCTGCTGGGCACGCAGCCGGATGCGATCGACCTCGCCGAGGACCGCGGCCGCTTCGGCGCGCTCCTGGAGCGGCTCGAGCTCAAGGCGCCGCCGTACGCCCTCGCGCAGTCGCCGGACGAGGCCCTGGGCGCCGCGCCGAAGGTCGGGTTCCCGCTGCTCGTCCGCCCGTCCTACGTGCTCGGCGGCCGCGCGATGGAGCTCGTCTACGACACGGACATGCTCGCCGACTACTTCGCGCGCACGCGCCCGCAAGGCGAGATCTTCCTCGACCGCTTCCTCGAGAACGCGATCGAGGTCGACGTCGACGCCATCTGCGACGGCGAGGACGTGTGGATCGGCGGGATCATGCAGCACGTCGAGGAGGCCGGGATCCACTCCGGCGACTCGGCCTGCGCGCTGCCGCCGCACTCGCTGGGCGCGGAGATGCTCGGCGAGATCCGCAGGGCGTCGAGCGATCTCGCGCGCGCGTTGGGCGTCGTCGGCCTGATCAACATCCAGTACGCCGTCTACGGCGACGACCTGTACGTGATCGAGGCCAATCCGCGCGCGTCGCGCACGGTGCCGTTCGTGTCCAAGGCCACCGGCCAGCCGCTGGCGAAGATCGCCTGCCGGGTGATGCTGGGGGAGAAGCTGGCGGGCATGGGCCTGCCGGAGGACCCCTGCGGCCCGCACGTGTCCGTCAAGGAGGCGGTGATGCCGTTCGACCGCTTCGCCGGCTCGGACGCGCTCCTCGGCCCCGAGATGCGCTCCACCGGTGAGGTCATGGGCGTCGCGACGGATTTCCCCGCCGCCTTCGCCAAGGCCCAGGCGGCGGCCGGCACGCAGCTGCCGACGCAGGGCACGGTCTTCCTCACGGTGACCGACTCGGACAAGGCGGCCGCGATGGGGATCGCCGCCCAGCTGCACGATCTCGGGTTCCGGATCGTGGCCACGCGCGGAACGGCGTCCGCGATCAAGCGGATGGGCATTCCGGTCGAGACGATCAACAAGATCCAGGATGGCTCTCCACACGTCCGCGATTGGATCGATCGGGGCGACGTCGACCTGGTGATCAACACCCCGACCGGTACCGCCGCACGCAGCGATGGGTATGAGATCCGACGGGCAGCGGTCGCGCGGGGCGTCCCGTGCATCACCACCATCGCCGGGGGGATGGCGGCCGCTCGCGCCATCGGCGCCGCCCGCTTCAGCGAGCCTCCGGTGATCTCGTTGCAAGAGCTCCACCGCAACGGGGTACACGCCTGA
- the pyrR gene encoding bifunctional pyr operon transcriptional regulator/uracil phosphoribosyltransferase PyrR: MSEPKIVLDEDDIRRTLVRIAHEVVEKNNGRPVALVGIHRRGAFLANRLHQLVCDLLDQQVPLGDIDIAFYRDDIASRRPDPHVNASNLDFRLEDYTVVLVDDVLYTGRTVRAAIEALFDYGRPQRVQLAVLADRGHRELPLRPDYVGKNLPTARAERVNVRVAEIDGVDEVTITELEEAFA, encoded by the coding sequence GTGTCAGAACCCAAGATCGTCCTCGACGAGGACGACATCCGCCGCACGCTCGTACGCATCGCGCACGAGGTCGTCGAGAAGAACAACGGCCGTCCGGTCGCCCTCGTGGGCATCCACCGGCGCGGCGCGTTCCTCGCGAACCGCCTGCACCAGCTCGTCTGCGACCTGCTCGACCAGCAGGTGCCGCTCGGCGACATCGACATCGCGTTCTACCGCGACGACATCGCCAGCCGCCGGCCCGACCCGCACGTGAACGCGTCCAACCTCGACTTCCGGCTCGAGGACTACACGGTCGTGCTCGTCGACGACGTGCTCTACACGGGCCGCACGGTCCGGGCGGCGATCGAGGCGCTGTTCGACTACGGGCGCCCGCAGCGCGTCCAGCTCGCCGTGCTGGCCGACCGCGGCCATCGCGAGCTGCCGCTGCGCCCCGACTACGTGGGCAAGAACCTGCCGACCGCGCGCGCCGAGCGCGTCAACGTCCGCGTCGCCGAGATCGACGGCGTCGACGAGGTCACCATCACCGAGCTCGAGGAGGCGTTCGCCTGA
- a CDS encoding dihydroorotase — MLDHRPTPPADVLIKGAHVLDPRTGIDERVDVRIKSGQIAEIGADLAADGAETLDGAGRHLFPGFVDPHVHLRVPGQEHKEDLETGTRSAAAGGFVAIVAQPNTTPTVDSAPILRSLREQARREARIPVGFLASITRGLAGETMTEMAELRECGALGFTDDGKPVHNAGILRKALQYQKLAGGIIALHEEDPTLSGKGVMHEGVVSARLGLAGIPSISESTLIARDAAIAGYEGGRIHIQHLSARESVEVIAAAKAKGVQITCEASPHHLTLTDEAVAEKLDTRLKMNPPLRTEDDRQALIQGLKDGTIDCIATDHAPHAREEKEVPFEQAPMGTTGLETAFAAVYTADILPLALLVEKLTAGAALLDLPTPEIAVGRTADLVLIDLNAEWEVGEAGYESKSENCCFGGRRLKGKVVTTIAAGGIVYRERILNAV, encoded by the coding sequence ATGCTCGACCACCGACCCACCCCGCCCGCCGACGTCCTGATCAAGGGCGCCCACGTGCTCGATCCCCGTACGGGGATCGACGAGCGCGTCGACGTGCGCATCAAGAGCGGCCAGATCGCCGAGATCGGCGCCGACCTGGCCGCCGACGGCGCCGAGACGCTCGACGGCGCCGGCCGTCACCTCTTCCCCGGCTTCGTCGACCCGCACGTGCACCTGCGCGTGCCGGGCCAGGAGCACAAGGAGGACCTCGAGACCGGCACGCGCTCGGCGGCCGCCGGCGGCTTCGTCGCGATCGTCGCGCAGCCGAACACGACGCCCACCGTGGACTCCGCGCCAATCCTGCGCTCCCTGCGCGAGCAGGCCCGCCGCGAGGCGCGCATCCCCGTCGGCTTCCTCGCCAGCATCACCCGCGGCCTCGCGGGGGAGACGATGACCGAGATGGCCGAGCTGCGCGAGTGCGGCGCGCTCGGCTTCACCGACGACGGCAAGCCCGTCCACAACGCCGGGATCCTGCGCAAGGCGCTGCAGTACCAGAAGCTCGCGGGCGGCATCATCGCCCTGCACGAGGAGGACCCGACCCTGTCGGGCAAGGGCGTCATGCACGAGGGCGTCGTCTCGGCCCGCCTCGGCCTGGCCGGCATCCCGAGCATCAGCGAGTCCACGCTGATCGCCCGCGACGCCGCGATCGCCGGCTACGAGGGCGGCCGCATCCACATCCAGCACCTGAGCGCGCGCGAGTCGGTCGAGGTGATCGCTGCCGCCAAGGCCAAGGGCGTGCAGATCACGTGCGAGGCGAGCCCGCACCACCTGACGCTGACCGACGAGGCGGTCGCCGAGAAGCTGGACACGCGGCTGAAGATGAACCCGCCGCTGCGCACCGAGGACGACCGCCAGGCGCTCATCCAGGGCCTCAAGGACGGCACCATCGACTGCATCGCCACCGACCACGCGCCGCACGCGCGCGAGGAGAAGGAGGTGCCGTTCGAGCAGGCCCCGATGGGCACGACCGGTCTGGAGACCGCGTTCGCCGCCGTCTACACGGCGGACATCCTGCCGCTGGCGCTGCTGGTGGAGAAGCTCACGGCGGGCGCTGCGCTGCTGGACCTGCCGACGCCGGAGATCGCCGTCGGCCGCACCGCCGATCTGGTCCTGATCGACCTGAACGCCGAGTGGGAAGTCGGCGAGGCCGGCTACGAGTCCAAGAGCGAGAACTGCTGCTTCGGCGGCCGCCGCCTGAAGGGCAAGGTCGTCACCACGATCGCCGCCGGCGGCATCGTGTACCGGGAAAGGATCCTCAACGCCGTATGA
- the gmk gene encoding guanylate kinase, with translation MPGKVFVITGPSGVGKGTLIRTLLERMPDLELAVSATTRSPRPGEEPGVHYHFLDDVEFDRRVVEGDFVEHAEYSGRRYGTLRSELEKRVAADHSVVLEIEVQGARQIAQTLPDAVRIFIAPPNEETLRLRLVGRGTDAKDEIERRLAVAKAELEAQHEFAHVVENDRLDDAVSALERIVRGVA, from the coding sequence GTGCCGGGCAAGGTCTTCGTCATCACCGGCCCCTCGGGGGTCGGGAAGGGCACGCTGATCCGCACGCTCCTGGAGCGCATGCCGGATCTGGAGCTCGCCGTCTCCGCCACCACGCGCTCGCCGCGGCCGGGGGAGGAGCCCGGGGTGCACTACCACTTCCTGGACGACGTGGAGTTCGACCGTCGCGTCGTCGAAGGCGACTTCGTCGAGCACGCCGAGTACTCCGGCCGCCGCTACGGGACGCTGCGCTCCGAGCTGGAGAAGCGCGTCGCGGCCGATCACAGCGTCGTGCTCGAGATCGAGGTGCAGGGCGCGCGCCAGATCGCCCAGACCCTGCCGGACGCCGTGCGGATCTTCATCGCCCCGCCGAACGAGGAGACGCTGCGCCTGCGCCTCGTCGGCCGCGGGACGGACGCCAAGGACGAGATCGAGCGCCGGCTCGCGGTCGCCAAGGCCGAGCTGGAAGCGCAGCACGAGTTCGCGCACGTGGTCGAGAACGACCGCCTCGACGACGCGGTCTCCGCGCTCGAGCGGATCGTCCGCGGCGTCGCCTAG
- a CDS encoding virginiamycin B lyase family protein translates to MRALAVAAALSAPFGGSVSQLNVAPDGAAWVMEANGNRQRALRITPDGAVRATTLETYAATTTIGADGQLWFIDYQNTLHRIDAGGTVTRVRDGDGDQAQRDVPSSLVSGPDGALWTMTRGRRPALLRFTTDGPAQQTPLELSACDTPLDLGDLTRATDGAVWASDAGCDRLVRIAPTSEARTVVLPPVLGVHGLAADATGGIWFGASTSLGGHVDADGRMTFLPPRPFDSSREPTAIAVAPDGRPWFATGSCRLLRVNAAGGVESRRAPIPARELAFDAGGGLWLASERRVARGDAPTDDCDDRPPAARIRVDGTIRRGVRVTVDEDARGSATLALLPGGRSRHARLGPDRQFRIRGARGGTLRLKTPRRWHIERGDVIHVGVYLRDEDDNEDMRYAEFRVTR, encoded by the coding sequence ATGAGAGCCCTCGCGGTCGCGGCCGCGCTCAGTGCCCCGTTCGGGGGCTCCGTGTCCCAGCTCAACGTCGCCCCTGACGGGGCAGCGTGGGTCATGGAGGCCAACGGGAACCGTCAGCGCGCGCTGCGCATCACGCCGGACGGCGCGGTCCGCGCGACGACGCTCGAGACCTACGCCGCGACGACGACGATCGGCGCCGACGGCCAGCTCTGGTTCATCGACTACCAGAACACCCTGCACCGCATCGACGCCGGCGGGACCGTCACGCGTGTGCGTGACGGCGACGGGGACCAAGCGCAGCGTGACGTGCCCTCGAGCCTCGTGAGCGGACCGGACGGCGCGCTCTGGACGATGACCCGCGGCCGTCGGCCGGCTCTCCTGCGCTTCACGACCGACGGACCCGCGCAGCAGACGCCGCTGGAGCTGTCCGCGTGCGACACCCCGCTGGACCTCGGCGACCTCACCCGGGCCACCGACGGAGCCGTGTGGGCGTCGGACGCGGGCTGCGACCGGCTCGTGCGGATCGCACCGACCAGCGAGGCCCGCACCGTGGTCTTGCCGCCCGTCCTCGGCGTGCACGGGCTCGCCGCGGACGCCACCGGCGGGATCTGGTTCGGCGCGTCGACGTCGCTGGGTGGGCACGTGGACGCGGACGGCCGGATGACGTTCCTGCCGCCACGTCCGTTCGACAGCAGCCGCGAGCCCACGGCGATCGCCGTCGCCCCGGACGGCCGGCCGTGGTTCGCGACGGGGAGCTGTCGCCTGCTGCGCGTGAACGCGGCGGGCGGCGTCGAGAGCCGCCGCGCGCCGATCCCGGCGCGTGAGCTCGCGTTCGACGCCGGCGGCGGCCTGTGGCTCGCGAGCGAGCGACGCGTCGCCCGCGGCGATGCCCCCACCGACGACTGCGACGACCGACCGCCAGCCGCCCGCATCCGCGTGGACGGAACGATCAGGCGCGGCGTCCGGGTCACCGTCGACGAAGACGCCCGAGGGTCCGCGACGCTCGCCCTCCTCCCCGGCGGGCGCTCGAGACACGCTCGGCTCGGGCCGGATCGCCAGTTCCGGATCCGGGGCGCTCGCGGCGGCACGCTGCGGCTGAAGACGCCGCGTCGGTGGCACATCGAGCGCGGCGACGTGATCCACGTCGGCGTCTATCTTCGCGACGAGGACGACAACGAGGACATGCGTTACGCCGAGTTCCGCGTGACGCGCTGA
- a CDS encoding virginiamycin B lyase family protein, which yields MCSTSASAADVLRVGLREEVHGLLAGPDGGAYAQVERPGGKTDVARVLPDGRTVLARGFPLLDGGALGPDGSAWYGGDRRSRLVRVDPAGTAHTVAVPEPGLLAPLASAPDGTLWGPSEEAETLTRLGPDGRLEQTASGHDPCSPRGLDRPPLVRAADGALWLADECRVLTRDGVVVELPGGADALAADPTGGVWVLQGDGYPYEVVHVTADGRLLATTLPRGSASDIAAAPDGSVWVAFRRCTVTRVGADGQVTNVPAPLAAKELAFDGTGQLWLANRARLARGLDGTCDGSAPRVRVPRRTSLAALRRGIPVTVSGRAHVTAYTTADVKEPAFSATPTTRTLPRAGRFRARVAYSERRQIERSPTTVRVVVSVTDDEGNEEGHEFRVRVTR from the coding sequence ATGTGCAGCACTTCCGCGAGCGCCGCGGACGTGCTGCGCGTCGGGTTGCGCGAGGAGGTCCACGGGCTGCTGGCGGGGCCGGACGGCGGCGCGTACGCGCAGGTCGAGCGCCCGGGCGGCAAGACGGACGTCGCGCGCGTGCTGCCGGACGGGCGCACCGTGCTCGCGCGCGGGTTCCCGCTCCTCGACGGCGGCGCGCTCGGCCCCGACGGGAGCGCCTGGTACGGCGGTGACCGGCGCTCGCGGCTCGTGCGGGTGGACCCGGCCGGGACCGCGCACACCGTCGCGGTCCCCGAGCCGGGGCTCCTGGCCCCACTCGCGAGCGCGCCCGACGGCACCCTGTGGGGGCCGAGCGAGGAGGCGGAGACGCTCACCCGCCTCGGCCCCGACGGCCGGCTCGAGCAGACCGCGAGCGGCCACGATCCCTGCTCCCCGCGCGGGCTGGACCGGCCGCCGCTCGTCCGCGCCGCCGACGGCGCGCTCTGGCTCGCGGACGAGTGCCGCGTCCTCACCCGCGACGGCGTGGTCGTCGAGCTGCCCGGCGGTGCCGACGCGCTGGCGGCCGATCCCACCGGCGGCGTCTGGGTGCTGCAGGGCGACGGGTACCCGTACGAAGTCGTGCACGTGACCGCCGACGGCCGGCTTCTGGCGACGACGTTGCCCCGCGGCAGCGCGAGCGACATCGCCGCGGCGCCCGACGGCAGCGTCTGGGTCGCGTTCCGCCGCTGCACCGTCACCCGCGTGGGCGCCGACGGGCAGGTCACCAACGTGCCGGCGCCGCTCGCCGCCAAGGAGCTCGCCTTCGACGGCACCGGGCAGCTGTGGCTCGCGAACCGGGCCCGGCTCGCCCGCGGGCTCGACGGCACCTGCGACGGCTCGGCACCGCGGGTGCGCGTCCCCCGGCGGACGTCGCTCGCCGCCCTGCGCCGCGGCATCCCGGTCACGGTGAGCGGCCGCGCGCACGTGACGGCCTACACGACCGCCGACGTGAAGGAGCCGGCCTTCAGCGCGACGCCGACCACGCGGACCCTCCCACGCGCCGGCCGGTTCCGTGCTCGGGTGGCCTACTCCGAGCGCCGCCAGATCGAACGATCGCCGACGACGGTCAGGGTCGTCGTGTCCGTGACCGATGACGAAGGGAATGAGGAAGGACACGAGTTCCGGGTGCGCGTGACCCGATGA
- the carA gene encoding glutamine-hydrolyzing carbamoyl-phosphate synthase small subunit, producing MSSAYVLLEDGTRFDGESVGAPVSTTGEVVFTTGMSGYQESMTDPSFARQLITFTTAHVGNYGVSEQFMESDRIHAGGAIMRAAVDYDDAPAAEQGWLSWLKANGIPGIAGVDTRALVRHIRTAGSMRGGIFTADVPVNEARERIAAEPSMVGRDLAREVTIAKPTIFAGEGDGPRIVALDTGIKRSIIRNFTSRGATLEIYPCTTSAEDLLKADPDGFFLVPGPGDPAALDYIVENIKTLLSTKPVFGICLGHQLLSRAAGLETFKLPFGHRGANHPVKDLRTGRIAITSQNHGFAVAGTPGEIIESELGAAQLTHVNLYDNTIEGIRLLDVPAGCVQYHPEAGPGPNDSLGLFDEFIALFEAAHA from the coding sequence ATGAGCAGCGCCTACGTCCTACTGGAAGACGGCACGCGCTTCGACGGCGAGTCCGTCGGCGCGCCCGTCTCGACCACTGGCGAGGTCGTCTTCACGACCGGCATGTCGGGCTACCAGGAGTCGATGACCGACCCGAGCTTCGCGCGCCAGCTGATCACCTTCACCACCGCGCACGTCGGCAACTACGGCGTCAGCGAGCAGTTCATGGAGTCCGACCGCATCCACGCGGGCGGGGCGATCATGCGCGCCGCGGTCGACTACGACGACGCGCCGGCCGCCGAGCAGGGCTGGCTGAGCTGGCTCAAGGCCAACGGCATCCCGGGCATCGCGGGCGTGGACACGCGCGCGCTCGTCCGCCACATCCGCACCGCGGGCTCGATGCGCGGCGGCATCTTCACCGCCGACGTGCCCGTGAACGAGGCGCGCGAGCGGATCGCCGCCGAGCCGAGCATGGTCGGCCGCGACCTCGCGCGCGAGGTGACGATCGCCAAGCCCACGATCTTCGCGGGCGAGGGCGACGGCCCGCGCATCGTCGCGCTGGACACGGGCATCAAGCGCTCGATCATCCGCAACTTCACCTCCCGCGGCGCGACGCTCGAGATCTACCCGTGCACGACGTCCGCCGAGGATCTCCTGAAGGCCGACCCGGATGGGTTCTTCCTCGTCCCGGGTCCGGGCGACCCGGCCGCGCTGGACTACATCGTCGAGAACATCAAGACGCTGCTGAGCACCAAGCCGGTGTTCGGCATCTGCCTCGGCCACCAGCTGCTCTCGCGCGCTGCCGGCCTTGAGACGTTCAAGCTCCCGTTCGGCCACCGCGGCGCCAACCACCCGGTCAAGGACCTGCGGACCGGCCGGATCGCGATCACCTCCCAGAACCACGGCTTCGCGGTCGCGGGCACGCCGGGGGAGATCATCGAGTCCGAGCTCGGCGCCGCCCAGCTCACCCACGTGAACCTCTACGACAACACCATCGAGGGGATCCGCCTGCTCGACGTTCCCGCCGGCTGCGTGCAGTACCACCCCGAGGCCGGCCCCGGCCCGAACGACTCCCTCGGGCTCTTCGACGAGTTCATCGCGCTGTTCGAGGCCGCGCATGCCTAA
- the rpoZ gene encoding DNA-directed RNA polymerase subunit omega, protein MISPRVDRLLEHVDSPYASVIVAAKRARQINSYYHNLGEGTFEEFPPPMVDTASKNYLTIALEEVATGKVAYRYR, encoded by the coding sequence GTGATTTCTCCGCGCGTAGACCGCCTTCTCGAGCATGTCGACTCCCCGTACGCGAGCGTGATCGTCGCCGCCAAGCGCGCGCGGCAGATCAACTCGTACTACCACAACCTGGGTGAGGGCACGTTCGAGGAGTTCCCGCCCCCGATGGTGGACACCGCGTCGAAGAACTACCTGACGATCGCGCTCGAGGAAGTCGCGACCGGCAAGGTCGCGTACCGCTACCGCTAG
- the mihF gene encoding integration host factor, actinobacterial type — MPPATKTPAKPTTAAPERSLVQRMEALQRANEIRTKRASLKRDLKAGRASIHLLLMEPPEYIETAKVFDMLLAVPKYGRVKVNKVLQVCRISPSKTIGGLSERQRAELISMLRR, encoded by the coding sequence ATGCCGCCAGCGACGAAGACGCCCGCCAAGCCCACCACGGCTGCCCCTGAGCGTTCCCTCGTCCAGCGCATGGAGGCACTCCAGCGCGCGAACGAGATCCGGACCAAGCGCGCGTCTTTGAAGCGTGACCTCAAGGCTGGACGGGCCAGCATCCACCTGCTTCTGATGGAGCCTCCCGAGTACATCGAGACCGCCAAGGTGTTCGACATGCTCCTGGCCGTCCCGAAGTACGGACGCGTAAAGGTGAACAAGGTCTTGCAGGTCTGCCGGATCTCACCTTCGAAGACCATCGGTGGTCTCTCAGAGCGCCAGCGCGCTGAGCTGATCTCCATGCTGCGCCGCTAG